One region of Faecalibacter bovis genomic DNA includes:
- a CDS encoding tetratricopeptide repeat protein, whose translation MKLNTLIFFLFVCINSFSQTDIKNENIKELLNNRTDLTNEAIFERLDKAIALAISTNDEEIISTAYLEKATFLYGQKKYKTSLENYLKASQYLDPKKNSSKYYTIQYGLALSNQHIGNLEEANTILLECYNYFKNNQEIDDNKKALAAVLGRLTVLNILNNNILKAETYNEEHLKGSNDKIDSDYALKNKGIIQFYKGNYDESIKLLEKSLTTIVNNKDVYWEMYILYYLGENYQKKGEQNKAISYYEQVKALYEKTGITDITLRDNFLKLNSYYKEQGDKSKQVEVINTLIEFDSINYVVNQEVSQHYFNDYIKNNLTLQRDQLEKEVKFLNTQSIVLLILIVIIAIASFLVYYKLKKKNEILNRKVEEYLDKLSQDSTEEVVVAKVETILESDKILFQELEQKIRVFEENLEFINSDVSLDSLAKSLNTNRSTLSKFVNTYKNKNFRKYLNDLRINYIIKKLVSDKKYLNLTMDGLAEECGFNSRQKFSDAFLDTTNIRPKDFIKNLSDKIDK comes from the coding sequence ATGAAGTTAAATACTTTAATTTTTTTTCTATTTGTTTGTATAAATTCCTTTTCACAAACAGATATTAAAAACGAAAACATAAAAGAGTTACTTAATAATAGAACTGATCTAACAAATGAAGCAATCTTCGAAAGATTAGATAAAGCTATAGCTCTTGCTATTTCTACTAACGATGAAGAAATAATTTCAACTGCTTATTTAGAAAAAGCAACATTCTTATATGGACAAAAAAAATATAAAACTTCATTAGAAAATTATTTAAAAGCTTCTCAATATTTAGATCCAAAGAAAAATAGTTCTAAATATTATACAATTCAATACGGATTAGCATTATCAAATCAACATATAGGAAATTTAGAAGAAGCAAATACGATTCTATTAGAATGTTACAACTACTTTAAAAATAATCAAGAAATTGATGATAATAAAAAGGCTTTAGCCGCTGTATTAGGAAGGTTAACGGTTCTGAATATATTAAATAACAATATATTGAAAGCCGAAACTTATAACGAAGAACATCTAAAAGGTTCAAACGATAAAATTGATTCAGATTATGCTTTAAAAAACAAAGGTATAATACAATTTTATAAAGGAAATTACGATGAATCAATTAAGTTATTAGAGAAGTCTTTAACTACTATTGTAAATAATAAAGATGTTTACTGGGAAATGTATATCCTTTATTATTTAGGTGAAAATTATCAGAAAAAAGGCGAGCAAAATAAAGCAATAAGTTACTACGAACAAGTTAAAGCGCTATATGAAAAGACAGGAATTACAGATATTACTTTGCGAGATAATTTCCTGAAATTAAATAGTTATTATAAAGAACAAGGTGATAAGAGCAAGCAAGTTGAAGTAATTAATACTTTAATAGAATTTGATAGCATAAATTATGTCGTAAATCAAGAAGTTTCACAACATTATTTCAATGACTATATAAAGAACAATTTAACATTACAAAGAGATCAATTAGAGAAAGAAGTTAAATTTCTTAATACACAAAGTATAGTTCTTCTAATTCTTATTGTAATTATCGCAATTGCATCATTTTTAGTTTATTATAAATTAAAGAAGAAGAACGAAATTTTAAATAGAAAAGTAGAAGAGTATCTTGATAAGTTAAGCCAGGATAGTACTGAAGAAGTTGTAGTAGCTAAGGTTGAAACAATTTTAGAATCGGATAAAATTTTATTTCAAGAATTAGAGCAGAAAATCAGGGTTTTCGAGGAAAATCTAGAGTTTATTAATTCAGATGTTTCATTAGATTCTTTAGCAAAGAGTTTAAATACAAACCGTTCTACCTTATCTAAATTTGTAAATACATATAAGAATAAGAATTTTAGAAAATATTTAAATGATCTTCGTATCAACTATATCATCAAAAAGTTAGTGAGTGATAAAAAATACCTAAATCTTACGATGGATGGGCTTGCAGAAGAGTGTGGTTTTAATTCTAGACAGAAATTTTCTGATGCATTTTTAGATACAACTAATATCAGACCGAAAGATTTTATCAAAAATTTGAGTGATAAAATAGATAAATAA
- a CDS encoding 3-ketoacyl-ACP reductase produces the protein MEMQSLNGKTALITGAGKGLGKAMALALAKEGVNLLLVGRTLSDLETVASEAKTIDDTISVSISTADISELQEVKNSVNELTENAASIDILINNAGILRVGGILDLPIEDFENTIKTNVLGTYYVMHEVLPYLTQQTSSDIINIASTAGLKGNANLSAYGASKAAVINMTEAVMQEFRKKGVRVTTINPSTIATEMTLNAKFTDGNEDRVLQPEDLAYLIVSHLKLPQRAFVKDFGLWSTNP, from the coding sequence ATGGAAATGCAATCATTAAATGGAAAAACAGCTTTAATTACAGGAGCTGGAAAAGGTTTAGGAAAAGCAATGGCTTTAGCATTGGCTAAAGAAGGAGTTAATTTATTATTAGTTGGTAGAACATTATCAGATTTAGAAACAGTTGCTAGCGAAGCAAAAACTATAGATGATACAATTTCTGTTTCAATTTCAACTGCAGATATTAGTGAGTTACAAGAAGTGAAAAATTCTGTTAACGAATTAACTGAAAATGCAGCATCAATAGACATCTTAATTAACAATGCAGGTATTTTAAGAGTTGGTGGAATTTTAGATTTACCAATTGAAGATTTTGAAAATACTATTAAAACAAACGTTTTAGGGACATATTACGTAATGCATGAGGTTTTACCTTATTTAACGCAACAAACATCAAGTGACATCATTAATATTGCTTCTACAGCTGGATTAAAAGGAAACGCTAATTTGAGTGCTTATGGAGCTTCTAAAGCTGCTGTGATTAATATGACGGAGGCTGTGATGCAAGAATTTAGAAAAAAAGGTGTGCGTGTTACAACGATTAACCCAAGTACAATCGCTACTGAAATGACTTTAAATGCTAAGTTTACGGATGGAAACGAAGATCGTGTTTTACAGCCTGAGGATTTAGCTTACTTAATTGTGAGTCATTTAAAACTTCCGCAGCGTGCTTTTGTAAAAGATTTCGGATTATGGTCGACTAATCCATAA